In a genomic window of Corynebacterium choanae:
- the ilvN gene encoding acetolactate synthase small subunit, with product MSTEHTIHRHTLSVLVQDSEGVISRISQLFTSRGFSIESIISAATATEGINRITVVAVCDDHVIEQIVKQLNKKIPVLRVVRLEDEQTIARALMLVKVKADATTRPQIVDSAAIFRARVIDVAPESMVIEATGGHSKLRALLDVLEPFGVLEVLESGQMALTRGPKTLTFNGATKRRINS from the coding sequence ATGAGTACTGAACACACGATTCACCGACACACCCTGTCCGTGCTGGTTCAAGACAGCGAAGGCGTGATCTCACGCATCTCGCAGCTGTTTACCTCGCGTGGATTTTCTATCGAGTCGATCATCTCGGCTGCGACCGCCACAGAGGGGATCAACCGTATTACGGTCGTTGCTGTGTGTGACGATCATGTTATTGAGCAGATCGTCAAACAGCTCAATAAGAAAATTCCGGTGCTGAGGGTAGTTCGGCTAGAAGATGAGCAAACTATTGCGCGTGCGCTCATGCTGGTGAAGGTGAAAGCCGATGCGACCACCCGTCCACAAATTGTCGATTCGGCGGCGATCTTCCGTGCCCGGGTGATTGATGTTGCCCCGGAATCGATGGTGATTGAGGCCACCGGTGGTCACTCGAAACTCCGCGCATTATTGGATGTCTTGGAGCCATTCGGAGTGCTGGAGGTGCTGGAATCAGGCCAGATGGCTTTGACTCGTGGACCGAAAACGTTGACCTTTAACGGGGCCACGAAACGCCGTATCAACAGCTAG
- the ilvC gene encoding ketol-acid reductoisomerase: protein MAIEVLYDNDADLSIIQGRKVAIIGYGSQGHAHAQCLRDSGVEVVVGLREGSKSAEKATEAGFTVKSNADAAAWADLIMLLAPDTSQKQIFEEDIAPHLQAGDAIFFGHGLNIHFDLIKPDPSIVVGMVAPKGPGHLVRRQFVDGKGVPCLIAVDQDPEGNGRDLALSYAAAIGGARAGVIPTTFKEEVETDLFGEQVVLCGGLETLMMQGFEVLTEAGYAPEMAYFEVLHEMKLIVDLIWEGGLQNMNYSISDTAEFGGYIAGPRIIDADTKKRMQEVLADIQDGTFVKRLIANVEGGNKELESLRANVAAHPIEETGAKLRDLMSWVKNPLNETA from the coding sequence ATGGCAATTGAAGTGCTATACGACAACGACGCAGATCTGTCGATTATTCAAGGGCGCAAAGTGGCCATCATTGGTTACGGCTCCCAGGGGCACGCTCATGCCCAGTGTCTGCGGGATTCTGGGGTGGAAGTTGTTGTCGGCCTGCGGGAAGGCTCCAAGTCGGCTGAAAAGGCCACCGAAGCAGGCTTTACCGTCAAATCCAATGCTGATGCGGCTGCATGGGCAGACCTCATTATGTTGCTTGCTCCAGATACTTCGCAGAAGCAGATCTTCGAAGAAGATATTGCTCCGCATCTGCAGGCAGGCGACGCGATCTTCTTCGGGCATGGCCTGAACATTCACTTTGATCTCATCAAGCCAGATCCGTCAATCGTGGTTGGCATGGTCGCGCCGAAGGGGCCAGGTCACCTGGTGCGTCGGCAGTTTGTTGACGGCAAGGGTGTGCCTTGCCTCATCGCCGTCGACCAAGACCCGGAAGGCAACGGTCGGGATCTGGCGCTGTCCTATGCGGCTGCAATTGGTGGTGCCCGTGCCGGCGTGATTCCCACCACCTTCAAAGAAGAGGTGGAAACTGACCTGTTCGGCGAACAGGTGGTGCTCTGTGGTGGCTTGGAAACCCTGATGATGCAGGGCTTCGAAGTGCTTACCGAAGCCGGTTACGCCCCAGAGATGGCCTACTTTGAGGTGCTCCACGAGATGAAGCTCATCGTCGACCTGATCTGGGAAGGCGGACTGCAAAATATGAACTACTCAATCTCTGACACCGCAGAGTTTGGTGGCTATATTGCAGGTCCTCGCATTATCGATGCGGACACGAAAAAGCGGATGCAAGAAGTGCTGGCGGATATTCAAGACGGCACCTTTGTTAAGCGTCTCATCGCCAATGTTGAAGGTGGCAACAAGGAACTGGAAAGCCTGCGAGCAAATGTGGCCGCGCATCCGATTGAAGAAACCGGTGCGAAGCTGCGTGACCTCATGAGCTGGGTGAAAAACCCGTTGAATGAAACCGCCTAG
- a CDS encoding cation diffusion facilitator family transporter, protein MPAGSTSGQHRHAVADSGRSANHAGHRHEQGHGHSHQPTTLRSLLVVLGVTSVVFVGEIIAGIFSGSLALLADAAHMLFDSAGLILALCAMFIGRKHPSGQATFGYRRVEVLAAALNAAAVFVVTIWIAMSAIARIGSQPEIETGWMLIVAIIGLVANVTSALVLVRRQHESLNLRGAYLHVLSDAVGSVAVIIAGVIIRTTGWMYADTIASVIIALLIIPRSWQLLTQSVGVLLEQAPKHSDPEAVRAALAAIPGVTAVHDLHIWSTDGTNSIVTAHLVVDTAAASNARCTVLDQAHDVVCAMGAGHTTFQLEPAGHVSHEFEIHR, encoded by the coding sequence ATCCCTGCAGGATCCACCTCCGGGCAGCACCGTCACGCTGTAGCCGACAGCGGCCGGTCGGCGAACCACGCTGGGCATCGCCACGAGCAAGGGCATGGGCACAGCCACCAACCCACGACACTGCGCAGCCTCCTGGTGGTGCTTGGGGTCACCAGTGTGGTGTTTGTCGGTGAAATCATTGCTGGAATTTTCTCTGGATCACTGGCGCTGCTCGCCGACGCTGCCCATATGCTCTTCGATTCTGCGGGGCTGATTTTGGCGCTGTGCGCCATGTTCATCGGGCGCAAACACCCCTCCGGGCAGGCAACCTTCGGCTATCGGCGTGTCGAAGTGCTTGCAGCAGCACTCAACGCGGCAGCAGTCTTTGTCGTCACCATTTGGATTGCCATGAGTGCGATTGCCCGCATCGGCAGTCAGCCTGAAATTGAAACCGGCTGGATGCTGATTGTGGCCATCATCGGACTGGTGGCAAATGTGACCTCTGCACTGGTACTTGTTCGACGCCAACACGAATCGTTGAATCTGCGCGGCGCCTATCTGCATGTACTCTCCGACGCGGTCGGATCTGTAGCTGTCATCATTGCCGGTGTCATAATCCGCACCACCGGATGGATGTATGCCGACACTATTGCCAGCGTCATTATCGCGCTGCTGATTATTCCTCGATCCTGGCAGCTGCTGACCCAATCAGTTGGGGTGCTTCTAGAACAAGCTCCCAAACACAGCGACCCGGAAGCAGTTCGGGCAGCCCTGGCAGCTATCCCTGGGGTGACAGCCGTCCATGATCTGCACATCTGGTCAACTGACGGCACTAACAGTATTGTCACCGCCCACCTGGTGGTCGATACTGCAGCAGCATCGAATGCCCGCTGCACTGTACTTGACCAAGCCCACGATGTGGTGTGTGCCATGGGGGCAGGACACACCACCTTCCAGCTGGAGCCTGCCGGTCACGTCAGCCACGAGTTCGAGATTCACCGCTAA
- a CDS encoding GmrSD restriction endonuclease domain-containing protein: MAFTTPSYDLIDLFSRVDRGDLQLPDFQRDYSWDIDRIRGLLISCLRGYPIGSFMALDVRNEPSRFAYRVVQGAPDQGVDPGLLLLDGQQRLTTLYHSLHGDGVVDTVDFRNKNIQRKFYVDVDRAVSRTILPDDAIFAVDEQGQVRSHYGPVIEGGITDRNSAIAHGVIPLSELLSDDGTDMLFDIAEQRDERALDRIKQFHNQVLKPLVRYQIPMIRLDRETSRGGVGSIFAQANSAGLQMDIFDLLTAVFAAEDEQFHLAAVWEEIAAELAEYPVLRDVTRVDYLTALTMYLTAKSRGWASGAREDILRIDLQQFLAARPVVTAGFVQAAEFLAKRCMYTADMVPYTSQIIPLAVILALLEQRDPHLLDKQGPQDRLNRWFWSGVFGELYGSAAVISRAGRDVTEVTEWIQDAAAIEDALAAQSQTTRAARNTSAADGDTDTAADADPRTAIALGSETDRVPAPASVRSATFVESRLLSVKADSAVFKGIFALIMGRGAKEWRYNEAINARNFHTMEIGFQHIFPTAYCFNHGIDEVLSTSVLNRTPMSAKTDTLIGETAPQRYLPRLQGKSLLDDAEFDEVLSGHLLDPKLLFAQDAQAFFIDRRKRLLKMVQEAMGREAIRDVDEQDLTGGEEGPSAFRTR; the protein is encoded by the coding sequence ATGGCTTTTACCACTCCTAGTTATGACCTTATCGATCTGTTTTCCCGGGTCGACCGGGGAGACCTGCAGCTGCCAGATTTCCAGCGGGACTATTCCTGGGATATTGATCGAATCCGTGGACTGCTCATCAGCTGCCTGCGGGGCTATCCGATCGGCTCCTTTATGGCATTGGATGTGCGCAACGAGCCTTCCCGCTTTGCGTACCGGGTGGTGCAAGGCGCACCCGACCAAGGTGTTGATCCGGGGCTGCTGCTACTCGACGGGCAGCAGCGGCTCACCACGCTCTACCATTCGCTGCACGGCGACGGGGTGGTTGACACCGTAGATTTTCGCAATAAGAACATTCAGCGGAAGTTTTATGTCGACGTCGATCGGGCAGTGTCCCGCACGATTTTGCCTGACGATGCGATTTTTGCCGTCGATGAACAAGGACAGGTTCGTTCCCACTATGGGCCGGTTATTGAGGGCGGTATTACCGATCGCAACAGTGCTATTGCCCACGGGGTGATTCCACTCTCGGAACTGCTCAGCGACGACGGCACCGACATGCTCTTTGATATCGCTGAACAGCGCGATGAACGCGCCCTTGACCGAATCAAGCAATTCCACAATCAGGTGCTCAAGCCGTTGGTGCGCTACCAGATTCCAATGATCCGCCTGGATCGTGAAACCTCCCGGGGTGGGGTGGGCTCTATTTTTGCGCAAGCCAATTCCGCCGGGCTGCAGATGGATATTTTCGATCTGCTCACCGCCGTGTTTGCCGCCGAAGATGAACAATTCCATCTCGCGGCAGTGTGGGAGGAGATCGCGGCCGAACTTGCCGAGTATCCGGTACTGCGGGATGTCACCCGGGTGGATTATCTCACTGCGTTGACGATGTATCTTACGGCGAAAAGCCGGGGTTGGGCCTCTGGTGCGCGGGAAGATATTTTGCGTATTGATTTGCAGCAGTTCCTGGCAGCCCGCCCAGTGGTCACTGCCGGGTTTGTGCAAGCCGCAGAGTTTTTAGCGAAGCGTTGCATGTACACCGCAGACATGGTGCCCTACACTTCGCAGATCATTCCGCTGGCAGTGATTTTGGCGCTGCTTGAGCAACGTGATCCGCATCTGCTAGATAAACAAGGTCCACAAGACCGGCTGAATCGCTGGTTCTGGTCAGGGGTGTTCGGTGAACTCTACGGTTCAGCGGCAGTGATTTCTCGTGCCGGCCGGGATGTTACTGAGGTCACCGAATGGATTCAGGATGCGGCAGCTATCGAAGATGCCCTAGCAGCGCAGTCGCAAACCACACGGGCAGCAAGAAACACGTCGGCAGCTGACGGTGACACCGATACAGCAGCTGATGCTGATCCGCGGACGGCAATCGCATTGGGCTCCGAGACTGATCGGGTGCCGGCCCCGGCATCGGTGCGCAGTGCCACTTTTGTGGAGTCACGGCTGCTGTCAGTGAAAGCCGACTCGGCAGTATTTAAGGGGATCTTTGCGCTGATCATGGGACGTGGCGCGAAAGAGTGGCGATACAACGAGGCGATCAACGCCCGCAATTTCCACACCATGGAAATTGGGTTCCAACATATTTTCCCCACCGCATACTGTTTCAACCATGGCATCGACGAGGTGCTGTCCACCTCGGTGTTAAACCGCACCCCAATGTCAGCGAAAACCGACACCCTCATCGGGGAGACCGCGCCGCAGCGTTATCTGCCGCGGCTGCAAGGCAAATCACTACTCGATGACGCAGAGTTCGACGAGGTGCTCTCCGGGCATCTGCTCGATCCGAAGCTGCTGTTTGCCCAAGATGCTCAAGCATTCTTCATTGATCGTCGCAAACGACTGCTAAAAATGGTGCAGGAAGCCATGGGTCGTGAAGCGATTCGCGACGTCGACGAGCAAGATCTCACCGGCGGTGAGGAAGGTCCGAGCGCGTTTCGCACCCGCTAG
- a CDS encoding MBL fold metallo-hydrolase, whose protein sequence is MTFVSTNCRHRWGRQLTVAAVASLLLAGCATTEEESTRAQSSTTSTETSQAASPREAAKAANRAIKAAPRFQPTPEVLPDRDYSGIDASAALFETSETVIISGPSVPEQLRAASLAVPSHAPMLRFTGVNAAAINQEIARLKASTVLIVGNAPDPTGTELTILRDTGTFKAVGELTALEFHRHEVGTLEQAVRAVAALDPADPQLLQAGFAAMPVFTNQPGVESQVDAAVSPQGRAAITGNNGSAPARANDTVDFSEVTLDAFPAQSATDGGVAPVIVASPASGIPALATIRAYGADIRMMDYHDPRINEATLLQVIGLQEAPVLAVGQQFGTGQSFAQSIDLAEATDYSLPGGRALVLPGQRMIAYYGHPSGPALGVMGEYPPAEAVAHLQELTAQYQPFSAEPVVPAFEIIATVASAGPGDGDYSNETDPAELIPYIDAITAAGGYAVLDLQPGRASLLEQAKRYESLLLRPNVSLALDPEWKLGPDEVPLTQVGHVDAAEINDVSQWLAQLTREHHLPQKMLVLHQFQLQMIRNREQLDLDHPELAFVLHADGHGVPAEKFATFDALLTDLDPRIFIAWKNFIDEDTPTFTPQETFAIEPKPYFVSYQ, encoded by the coding sequence GTGACTTTCGTATCAACCAACTGCCGACATCGCTGGGGACGGCAGCTCACCGTTGCCGCAGTGGCATCGCTGCTGCTTGCCGGGTGTGCAACCACCGAAGAGGAGTCAACACGCGCACAATCGTCGACGACTAGCACCGAGACCAGCCAAGCAGCATCGCCACGGGAGGCCGCGAAAGCTGCCAACCGGGCAATAAAAGCAGCACCTCGGTTTCAGCCCACCCCGGAGGTACTTCCCGACAGGGACTATTCCGGAATTGATGCGTCAGCAGCACTGTTCGAAACATCAGAGACGGTGATTATTAGCGGCCCGAGTGTCCCTGAACAGTTACGTGCCGCCTCCCTGGCAGTTCCTTCCCACGCCCCAATGCTGCGGTTTACCGGTGTCAATGCGGCAGCAATCAACCAAGAAATTGCTCGGCTGAAAGCGAGCACCGTGCTGATTGTGGGCAATGCGCCGGATCCTACCGGCACTGAGCTCACTATTTTGCGGGACACTGGAACCTTTAAAGCTGTCGGCGAGCTTACCGCGTTAGAATTCCACCGCCACGAAGTGGGCACCCTCGAGCAGGCGGTACGGGCGGTAGCCGCCTTAGACCCAGCTGATCCGCAGCTGCTGCAGGCAGGTTTCGCAGCCATGCCAGTATTTACCAATCAGCCTGGTGTGGAATCGCAAGTCGATGCGGCCGTGTCCCCGCAGGGACGGGCAGCTATCACCGGAAATAATGGGTCAGCACCGGCGCGGGCGAACGATACTGTCGATTTCTCCGAGGTCACATTGGATGCGTTCCCAGCCCAGTCGGCAACCGACGGTGGGGTAGCGCCGGTGATTGTCGCATCCCCCGCCAGTGGGATTCCTGCGCTGGCAACCATTCGCGCCTATGGTGCGGATATTCGAATGATGGATTATCACGATCCGCGGATCAACGAAGCAACCCTGCTGCAAGTCATCGGTTTACAAGAAGCCCCAGTGCTGGCAGTCGGGCAACAGTTCGGAACAGGGCAGTCTTTTGCGCAAAGCATCGATTTAGCGGAAGCAACCGACTACAGTCTGCCCGGTGGGCGGGCACTGGTGCTGCCCGGGCAGCGGATGATCGCCTATTATGGGCATCCCTCCGGGCCTGCCCTGGGGGTGATGGGAGAATATCCACCGGCGGAAGCAGTCGCCCATTTGCAGGAGCTCACCGCACAATATCAGCCGTTTTCTGCGGAGCCGGTGGTGCCAGCATTTGAAATTATTGCCACTGTTGCTTCCGCCGGTCCTGGCGACGGGGACTACTCTAATGAAACCGATCCAGCAGAGCTCATCCCATATATTGATGCGATCACGGCCGCTGGTGGATATGCGGTACTCGACCTGCAGCCAGGTCGGGCAAGCCTTCTGGAGCAGGCGAAACGCTACGAGTCGTTGCTGCTGCGCCCAAATGTTTCCCTTGCTCTTGACCCGGAATGGAAACTTGGACCAGACGAGGTGCCGCTGACCCAAGTGGGGCACGTTGATGCTGCCGAGATCAACGACGTATCCCAGTGGCTTGCACAATTGACCCGGGAACATCATTTGCCGCAGAAAATGCTGGTGTTGCATCAGTTCCAATTGCAGATGATTCGCAATCGGGAACAGCTCGACTTGGATCATCCCGAGCTAGCATTTGTGTTGCATGCCGATGGGCATGGGGTGCCGGCCGAAAAGTTCGCCACCTTTGATGCGCTGCTTACTGATCTTGATCCGCGAATCTTTATTGCGTGGAAGAACTTTATTGACGAAGACACCCCGACGTTCACCCCGCAAGAAACCTTCGCAATCGAGCCGAAGCCGTATTTTGTCAGCTACCAATAA
- the serA gene encoding phosphoglycerate dehydrogenase, with protein MSPQGRPVVLIADKLSQSTVDALGDAVEVRWVDGPDRPALLAAVAEADALLVRSATTVDAEVLAHAPQLKIVGRAGVGLDNVDIAAATAQGVMVVNAPTSNIHSACEHAIALLLSTARQIAAADASLKGGQWKRSSFSGVEIFGKTVGVVGFGHIGQLFAQRLQAFGTTVIAYDPYANPARAASMGVELVELDELMARADFVTIHLPKTKETAGMFDAELLAKAKPGQIIINAARGGLVDEQALHDAIVSGHIRGAGFDVFATEPCTDSPLFALDAVTVTPHLGASTVEAQDRAGTDVAASVLACLNGEFVADAVNVSGGRVGEEVALWLDLVRKLGLVAGRLLSSAPDKLLVQARGELAGEQVDALGLSALRGLFQATLDEPVTFVNAPRIAEERGVDVSVTTAQESVTHRSVVEVKAVGADGASATVVGALTGLERVEKITRINNRGLDMRAQGHNLFLHYTDQPGALGAVGTHLGNAGINIVAAALSQDATGDGATLVLRVDSAIPEATVDAITAQLGGSAVQLDLD; from the coding sequence GTGAGCCCACAAGGCCGCCCGGTTGTACTGATTGCCGATAAATTGTCCCAGTCCACTGTTGATGCACTTGGCGATGCTGTTGAGGTTCGCTGGGTGGACGGTCCTGACCGTCCTGCCCTGCTAGCTGCCGTAGCAGAAGCTGATGCGCTGCTGGTGCGTTCTGCTACCACGGTTGATGCTGAGGTGCTCGCACATGCCCCGCAGCTGAAAATTGTTGGCCGTGCCGGTGTTGGGTTGGACAATGTTGATATTGCTGCCGCCACCGCCCAAGGGGTGATGGTGGTCAACGCCCCCACGTCAAATATTCACTCGGCATGTGAACATGCCATCGCGTTGCTGCTGTCAACTGCCCGCCAAATTGCTGCAGCTGATGCCTCACTAAAAGGTGGCCAGTGGAAGCGGTCTTCATTTAGCGGTGTCGAGATTTTCGGCAAAACTGTCGGCGTGGTCGGTTTTGGCCACATCGGTCAGCTGTTTGCCCAACGGTTGCAGGCTTTCGGTACGACGGTGATCGCCTATGATCCGTATGCGAATCCGGCACGTGCTGCCTCGATGGGGGTTGAGCTGGTAGAGCTTGACGAGTTGATGGCTCGGGCTGATTTCGTCACCATTCACCTGCCGAAAACCAAAGAAACCGCAGGCATGTTTGATGCGGAGTTGCTGGCAAAAGCTAAACCCGGTCAGATCATTATCAACGCAGCCCGAGGCGGGTTGGTAGATGAGCAGGCGCTTCATGATGCCATTGTGTCCGGGCATATTCGCGGTGCCGGGTTTGACGTGTTCGCTACCGAGCCGTGCACAGATTCGCCATTGTTTGCACTGGATGCGGTCACCGTCACTCCACACTTGGGAGCATCGACTGTTGAGGCGCAGGATCGTGCCGGCACCGATGTTGCGGCAAGTGTGCTGGCTTGTCTCAACGGGGAATTTGTGGCCGATGCGGTCAACGTCTCTGGTGGTCGAGTTGGGGAAGAAGTTGCGTTGTGGCTTGATCTGGTGCGCAAACTTGGGTTGGTTGCCGGCCGGTTGCTTTCCAGTGCACCGGATAAGCTGCTTGTGCAAGCCCGCGGGGAGCTTGCTGGGGAACAGGTTGATGCATTAGGGCTGTCTGCGTTGCGTGGCCTGTTCCAAGCCACCTTGGACGAACCAGTGACCTTCGTAAACGCGCCGCGTATCGCGGAGGAACGTGGGGTTGATGTGTCGGTGACGACCGCGCAGGAATCGGTGACTCACCGCAGTGTGGTTGAGGTGAAAGCAGTCGGTGCCGATGGTGCCTCGGCCACTGTGGTTGGTGCACTGACTGGCTTGGAGCGGGTAGAGAAAATCACCCGGATCAATAATCGGGGTCTTGACATGCGTGCCCAAGGCCACAATTTGTTTCTGCATTACACCGATCAGCCGGGGGCGTTGGGTGCGGTGGGTACGCATTTGGGCAATGCCGGGATCAATATTGTTGCAGCAGCACTGTCGCAGGATGCCACCGGTGATGGGGCAACTTTGGTGCTGCGGGTTGATAGCGCCATCCCAGAGGCCACCGTGGACGCGATTACCGCGCAACTCGGTGGCTCGGCAGTGCAGCTTGATCTTGACTAG
- a CDS encoding 3-isopropylmalate dehydrogenase has translation MKLAVIGGDGIGPEVTHEALRVLTTVRDDITVTDFDLGAGRYQRTGELLTDDDITALHEHDAILLGAVGAPGQVPPGVLERGLLLRLRFDFDHHVNLRPVTLYPGATSPLADPGAIDFVVVREGTEGLYCGNGGTVRGGTAHEIASEVSQNTRFGIERVVRDAFARAAARRGKLTLVHKTNVLVHAGCLWERTVAAVAPEFPDVTWDYCHIDAATIYMVTDPGRFDVIVTDNLFGDILTDLAGAITGGIGLAASGNIDTTGTHPSMFEPVHGSAPDIAGQGIADPRAAIISAALLLEHLGDTTNAQRIIQAVANDVSAHAGQPVRTSDVGDRIVAALSA, from the coding sequence ATGAAACTGGCGGTTATTGGTGGCGACGGCATCGGGCCAGAAGTCACCCACGAAGCACTCCGCGTCCTCACCACCGTCCGCGACGACATCACCGTCACCGACTTCGACCTCGGCGCTGGACGCTACCAACGCACCGGCGAACTGCTCACCGACGACGACATCACCGCGCTCCACGAACACGACGCCATCCTGCTTGGTGCCGTCGGCGCGCCGGGGCAGGTCCCGCCCGGTGTGTTGGAACGTGGCCTACTGTTACGGCTACGTTTCGACTTTGATCATCATGTGAATCTGCGCCCCGTAACGCTCTATCCGGGGGCAACTTCGCCGCTTGCCGACCCAGGGGCGATAGATTTTGTGGTAGTTCGCGAAGGCACCGAAGGGCTCTACTGCGGCAACGGGGGAACTGTGCGGGGTGGCACCGCCCACGAAATTGCCAGCGAAGTAAGTCAAAACACCCGCTTTGGTATCGAACGAGTGGTTCGTGACGCGTTTGCCCGCGCCGCGGCGCGCCGCGGCAAACTCACCCTGGTGCACAAAACTAATGTGCTGGTACACGCCGGTTGTTTGTGGGAGCGCACGGTGGCTGCTGTCGCCCCTGAATTCCCGGATGTTACCTGGGACTATTGTCATATTGATGCGGCCACCATCTATATGGTGACCGATCCGGGACGGTTCGATGTGATCGTCACCGACAATCTCTTCGGTGACATTTTGACCGATCTTGCCGGGGCGATAACCGGGGGCATTGGGCTCGCTGCCTCCGGCAACATTGACACCACCGGCACACATCCGTCAATGTTTGAACCCGTCCACGGCTCAGCACCGGACATTGCCGGTCAAGGGATCGCCGACCCGCGGGCAGCAATTATCTCTGCGGCACTGCTGCTTGAACATCTTGGCGATACGACCAACGCACAACGCATAATCCAAGCAGTAGCCAACGACGTCAGTGCCCATGCCGGGCAACCAGTGCGCACCAGTGACGTCGGCGATCGTATTGTGGCTGCACTTTCTGCTTAA
- a CDS encoding DUF294 nucleotidyltransferase-like domain-containing protein yields MSTVELEEVARFLAEHEPFSDLHPAAIAELTATITIRYVRRDTPIVAAGASNDELYVIRAGAVDIRAADGVLLDRRDAGRAFGHSTLGTTEPSLYDMVAVEDSLLLCIPETVFVSLCAQYPAIGQYFDSQSGRVAHAAQQLRETAASTLLSTALDEIMVTDPVVIEHTVTIADAAQRMVEHRISCLPIVSATTEDTLAGIITDKDLRRVVGERIAPDNPVTAIMTADVLTATPDTPAFAAMLTMAERHIHHLPIVDRGRLVGIVATGDLLRLTQQDPMFVIGDISRATDTSALATSYHGAKAVACSLIERSGKASDVAHMMTTATDTLTRRAVAIAVEELGAPPVDFAFVTVGSQARQEMGLASDQDNALILSDNFDPAADDAYFAALGERVTRMLAAAGQPLCPGNMMASNPQWRLTTAQWKQHFATWTTDPQPDALLNAQIFFDMRPIAGVPALATEVHEFAVDQAAGARRFQAHLAALATRREPPLGVFRGLVVDRSGEYANTLDIKKGGIAAVVQMARLYGLVAGSYAIGTTARLADASEAGVISAAGAHQLIDAFDLLTTFAQQAQVTAFRAEEQPHYHLNPKLLSKMQRETLRDAFACIKSMQQALANKYPVHQV; encoded by the coding sequence ATGTCTACCGTGGAACTTGAGGAAGTCGCCCGATTCCTTGCCGAACATGAGCCGTTTAGTGACCTACATCCGGCTGCTATTGCCGAACTCACGGCAACGATCACGATTCGTTATGTCCGGCGCGACACCCCGATTGTGGCTGCCGGCGCCAGCAATGACGAACTCTATGTGATTCGGGCGGGGGCAGTGGATATTCGTGCCGCCGACGGTGTGTTGCTTGACCGGCGGGATGCTGGACGAGCCTTCGGGCATTCCACCCTGGGCACCACAGAACCTTCGCTCTATGACATGGTGGCGGTCGAAGACAGTCTGCTGCTGTGCATCCCTGAGACGGTGTTTGTTAGCCTGTGCGCCCAATATCCTGCGATTGGTCAATATTTCGATTCCCAATCCGGGCGGGTCGCTCATGCTGCTCAACAATTACGCGAAACTGCCGCATCAACACTGCTGTCCACCGCACTTGATGAGATTATGGTCACCGACCCGGTAGTCATTGAGCACACAGTCACGATTGCGGATGCCGCTCAACGCATGGTAGAACACCGCATTTCCTGTTTACCAATTGTTAGCGCCACCACGGAAGACACCCTTGCTGGCATTATCACCGACAAGGATCTGCGCCGGGTTGTTGGTGAACGAATCGCCCCGGATAACCCGGTGACTGCGATCATGACCGCGGATGTGCTCACCGCCACCCCAGATACTCCGGCGTTCGCGGCGATGCTCACCATGGCGGAGCGGCATATTCACCATTTGCCAATTGTTGATCGTGGTCGACTCGTCGGCATTGTCGCCACCGGGGATTTGCTGCGGCTGACCCAGCAGGATCCAATGTTTGTCATCGGTGATATTTCGCGGGCAACTGATACGTCTGCGTTAGCAACCAGCTATCACGGGGCGAAAGCGGTGGCCTGTTCCCTGATTGAGCGTTCCGGGAAAGCAAGCGATGTCGCGCACATGATGACTACTGCGACTGACACGCTGACTCGCCGGGCGGTTGCAATCGCAGTGGAGGAACTCGGTGCACCCCCGGTTGATTTTGCTTTTGTCACCGTCGGCTCCCAGGCGCGGCAAGAAATGGGTCTTGCCAGTGATCAAGACAATGCCCTGATTCTGTCCGACAACTTCGACCCTGCTGCTGACGACGCCTATTTTGCAGCGCTCGGTGAACGGGTCACTCGCATGCTTGCTGCTGCCGGTCAGCCGCTGTGTCCAGGAAATATGATGGCCAGTAACCCGCAGTGGCGGCTCACCACCGCCCAGTGGAAACAGCACTTTGCGACTTGGACGACCGATCCACAACCGGATGCGCTGCTTAACGCGCAAATCTTTTTTGATATGCGGCCCATCGCCGGGGTGCCAGCGTTGGCCACTGAGGTGCACGAATTTGCCGTCGATCAGGCAGCCGGTGCCCGGCGTTTCCAGGCGCATCTGGCGGCGTTGGCGACCCGCCGTGAACCACCGCTTGGGGTGTTTCGGGGACTGGTGGTCGACCGTAGTGGCGAATATGCCAACACGCTTGATATTAAAAAAGGCGGTATTGCGGCGGTGGTGCAAATGGCTCGCCTGTACGGGCTGGTCGCCGGCAGCTATGCGATTGGTACGACCGCCCGGCTGGCGGATGCCTCCGAAGCAGGAGTGATTTCGGCGGCGGGGGCACATCAGCTCATTGATGCGTTTGATCTGCTCACCACGTTCGCCCAGCAAGCCCAGGTCACCGCGTTTCGTGCCGAGGAACAGCCGCATTATCATCTCAACCCGAAATTGTTGAGCAAAATGCAACGGGAAACCCTCCGGGATGCATTCGCCTGTATTAAATCGATGCAGCAGGCGCTAGCGAATAAATATCCAGTCCATCAGGTGTAG